The following proteins are encoded in a genomic region of Laspinema palackyanum D2c:
- a CDS encoding IS1182 family transposase translates to MTLHPQEQWIIPEQTVAVARAAFPKGNVYMLMYEELGRLYTDQDFIELYPNCGKLAWSPACLALVTLMQFSEGLTDRQAADSVRARIDWKYALGLELTDEGFDHTILKEWRDRLVKKESESILLDKMLARFKEKKLLKGRGIQRTDSTQVLGAIRMLNRLELVGETLRYALNDLSIHAPNWLCSVIQEDWFDRYGSRVDAYRLPKDKSERERLALTIGADGHHLLAAIYEGGTAFDLCELPSVEILRQVWIQQYAFINSELKWRDPKDLKLPPNSIQIESPYDIEARNATKGEKNWTGYQVHLTETCDPDYPHLIVNVETTPATTVDGDMTQVIHEKLLEQELLPHQHLVDSAYVDSHHLVTLRSNYEVDLVGKIRTDSSWQALQQTGFDLSYFKIDWDHQQVSCPVGNISKTWRNRTDKSNQPVIEVHFSKTDCAACQERELCTHSKTNPRLLKLRPREQQEALQAARHRQTTEAFKEDYALRAGCEATISQGVRAFDLRRSRYAGLAKTHLQHIAIATAMNVSRLFEWWTKPNRPLRRPSAFAALKAQYPPLHFF, encoded by the coding sequence ATGACCCTTCATCCTCAAGAACAATGGATTATTCCTGAACAAACCGTTGCCGTGGCAAGGGCCGCATTCCCCAAAGGTAACGTTTATATGCTGATGTATGAAGAACTAGGAAGACTCTACACCGATCAAGACTTTATCGAACTTTACCCGAACTGTGGGAAATTAGCCTGGTCTCCAGCTTGTTTAGCGTTGGTTACCTTAATGCAGTTTTCCGAAGGTCTAACCGATAGACAAGCAGCCGACTCAGTACGGGCTAGGATTGATTGGAAATATGCCCTGGGGCTAGAATTAACCGATGAGGGTTTTGACCACACCATCTTAAAAGAATGGAGGGACCGCCTAGTTAAAAAAGAGTCCGAATCAATTCTCCTTGATAAAATGTTAGCCCGATTTAAAGAAAAAAAATTATTAAAAGGTCGAGGAATCCAGCGCACCGATTCAACCCAGGTTTTAGGGGCTATCCGAATGCTCAACCGCTTGGAGTTAGTTGGAGAAACATTACGTTACGCCTTAAATGACCTGTCTATTCACGCTCCAAACTGGCTGTGTTCTGTTATCCAAGAAGATTGGTTTGACCGCTATGGCTCTAGGGTAGATGCTTATCGATTACCGAAAGATAAAAGCGAACGTGAACGCTTAGCTTTGACTATAGGAGCCGATGGACATCACTTACTGGCCGCCATTTACGAGGGGGGTACGGCCTTTGATTTATGTGAACTACCCAGCGTGGAAATTCTCCGACAAGTGTGGATACAGCAGTATGCTTTTATTAATTCTGAACTCAAGTGGCGAGACCCGAAAGACCTGAAACTCCCCCCAAATTCTATCCAAATTGAAAGCCCTTACGATATTGAAGCTCGTAATGCTACCAAAGGGGAGAAAAATTGGACCGGATATCAAGTCCATTTGACCGAAACTTGTGATCCCGATTATCCTCATTTAATCGTGAATGTAGAGACGACTCCCGCCACCACCGTAGATGGGGATATGACTCAAGTTATTCATGAAAAGTTATTGGAGCAAGAATTACTCCCCCACCAGCATTTAGTTGATAGTGCCTATGTCGATTCTCACCATTTAGTCACGTTACGTTCAAATTATGAAGTTGACCTGGTTGGTAAAATCAGGACCGACAGTTCTTGGCAAGCGCTCCAGCAAACCGGATTTGATTTATCCTATTTTAAGATTGATTGGGACCACCAGCAAGTTAGCTGTCCCGTTGGCAACATCAGTAAAACTTGGCGTAACCGAACGGACAAATCCAATCAACCCGTGATTGAAGTTCATTTCTCTAAAACTGATTGTGCCGCTTGTCAAGAGCGAGAGCTATGTACTCATTCCAAAACCAACCCCCGATTACTCAAGTTGCGACCCCGTGAGCAACAGGAGGCTTTGCAAGCAGCAAGGCATCGTCAAACCACCGAAGCGTTTAAAGAAGATTACGCCCTTCGTGCCGGTTGTGAAGCCACAATCAGCCAAGGGGTGAGGGCATTTGATTTACGTCGCTCTCGTTATGCGGGTCTAGCCAAAACCCATTTACAGCATATAGCAATAGCTACAGCTATGAATGTAAGTCGTTTGTTTGAGTGGTGGACAAAGCCCAATAGGCCCTTGCGTCGTCCGAGCGCTTTTGCTGCTCTTAAAGCTCAATATCCGCCGCTCCACTTTTTCTGA
- the hetR gene encoding heterocyst differentiation master regulator HetR gives MSNDLDLIKSLSPSAMDQIMIYLAFSAMRTSGHRHGAFLDAAATAAKCAIYMTYLEQDENLRMTGHLHHIEPKRVKAIVEEVKEALTKGKLLKMLGSQEPRYLIQFPYVWLEQYPWRPGRPRIPGNNLTSEEKRQIERQLPNNIPDAQLINSFQFMELIEFLHARSQEDFSPDRRMPLSEALAEHIKRRLVYSGTVTRINSPWGMPFYALTRASYSPVDDQERTYVMVEDTARYFRLMKDWAERQPKTMRLLEELDIPSHRMDQAMEELDEVIRQWADRYHEEGGEPMLLQMVFGPQEES, from the coding sequence ATGAGCAACGACTTAGATCTGATCAAAAGCCTTAGCCCCAGCGCAATGGATCAGATCATGATATATCTGGCCTTCAGTGCCATGAGAACCAGTGGGCACCGGCACGGAGCATTTCTGGATGCAGCGGCAACAGCAGCCAAATGTGCCATTTACATGACCTATTTGGAGCAGGATGAGAACCTGCGAATGACAGGTCATCTGCACCATATTGAGCCGAAGCGGGTTAAAGCCATTGTTGAGGAAGTTAAAGAAGCCTTAACAAAAGGCAAGCTCTTAAAAATGCTGGGTTCCCAGGAGCCTCGCTATCTGATCCAGTTTCCTTATGTGTGGCTGGAACAGTATCCGTGGAGACCGGGACGGCCCCGCATTCCGGGCAACAATCTGACGAGTGAAGAAAAACGTCAAATTGAACGCCAGCTTCCCAACAATATTCCCGATGCTCAACTGATCAACTCCTTCCAGTTTATGGAATTGATTGAGTTTCTGCACGCGCGATCGCAGGAGGATTTTTCGCCAGACAGACGGATGCCTCTTTCTGAAGCCTTAGCAGAACATATCAAGCGGCGGTTGGTTTACTCGGGAACGGTGACGCGGATTAATTCCCCTTGGGGAATGCCCTTTTACGCCCTGACTCGGGCTTCTTATTCTCCAGTAGATGACCAAGAACGCACCTACGTTATGGTGGAGGATACCGCACGATACTTCCGCCTGATGAAGGATTGGGCAGAACGGCAGCCGAAAACGATGCGGTTGTTGGAGGAATTGGATATCCCCTCTCATCGCATGGACCAAGCGATGGAAGAGTTGGATGAAGTCATCCGCCAATGGGCCGATCGCTATCACGAGGAAGGGGGTGAACCCATGTTGCTCCAAATGGTATTCGGTCCTCAAGAAGAGTCCTAG
- the cysW gene encoding sulfate ABC transporter permease subunit CysW, with amino-acid sequence MLKPISNQPVEKSGHSKKQEQWVRRIAIGVAIAYLALVLFIPALNVFYQAFRSGFGPFFTNFRDPHFLAAIQLTVIVAAIVLPINTLFGLCAAWAIARHKIPGRAFIVSIIDLPFSISPVVAGLMIVLLYGRNGWFGPLIQSANLQIIFALPGIIIASLFVTLPFVARSVIPVLEETGPEQEEAAKTLGANDWQIFWRITLPNIRWGLLYGVILTNARAMGEFGAVAVVSGNLIGKTQTLPLFVEEAYKQYQTQSAFSAAALLACLGLISLVAKEILERQQGSSRPIGIRKA; translated from the coding sequence ATGCTTAAACCAATCAGTAATCAGCCCGTAGAGAAGAGTGGCCATTCAAAAAAGCAAGAACAATGGGTGCGGAGAATTGCCATTGGGGTAGCGATCGCCTACTTAGCACTGGTTCTCTTCATTCCTGCACTGAATGTCTTTTATCAAGCATTTAGAAGCGGGTTTGGCCCCTTCTTTACCAACTTTAGGGATCCTCACTTTTTAGCCGCGATTCAGCTCACCGTCATCGTTGCTGCGATTGTCCTCCCGATTAATACCCTATTTGGATTATGCGCGGCATGGGCGATCGCCCGCCATAAAATTCCCGGTCGAGCGTTTATTGTGAGCATCATTGACTTGCCCTTTTCCATTTCACCCGTTGTCGCTGGGTTGATGATTGTTCTACTTTATGGACGCAATGGCTGGTTTGGTCCCCTAATTCAATCGGCCAATCTTCAGATTATTTTTGCCTTACCGGGAATCATCATTGCCAGTTTATTTGTAACTCTCCCCTTTGTCGCTCGTTCCGTGATTCCCGTCTTAGAGGAAACCGGACCCGAACAGGAAGAAGCAGCAAAAACCCTAGGAGCAAATGATTGGCAAATTTTCTGGCGCATTACTTTACCGAATATCCGCTGGGGACTGCTGTATGGAGTCATTTTAACCAATGCCCGAGCGATGGGCGAGTTTGGTGCGGTTGCCGTCGTCTCTGGCAACTTAATTGGAAAAACCCAAACGTTACCGTTATTTGTAGAAGAAGCTTATAAACAGTATCAAACCCAGTCGGCATTTTCCGCAGCGGCACTATTAGCCTGTCTAGGATTGATTAGTTTAGTTGCGAAAGAAATTTTAGAGCGTCAACAGGGGAGTTCTAGGCCAATCGGTATTCGCAAAGCTTGA
- a CDS encoding FAD-dependent oxidoreductase, with protein sequence MNELQSDVLVVGGSTGGTAAAIQAARRGAQTVLVSEFPWVGGMLSTAGVSAPDGNELAAFQTGLWGALLQSLQCQQGGGLDHGWVSFFTFDPRTAAQIFADWVKELPNLHWISGQVPVEVLRDGNAIAGVRFTDVIVKAKITLDGTELGDLLALAEIPYRWGWEFQGEWHEPSAPVASNLLTERYPVQAPTWVVVMQDYGEGASAPEIPAPAIEDCSRFLGAWDNYGPHSFLNYGRLPGNRFMINWPIQGNDYGEGVGRLVERDASRLEFLQEARSHSQSFAGFIQRHLGPRYGLAEDIFPFFIKGVEGNCNCFKTPSFGGGAYALHPYYRESRRLVGVKRITEQDILPALGGRVAKLSVDESGVCDAIALGNYANDHHYPHLESLDPSFTLAPKSIRWGGRWTGTPFTIPYGALVPLATDGLLVCEKNISVSHIANGATRLQPVVMGIGQAAGMAAALCVEKNCQPRDLPVRMLQVALLEDEIAPAALVPLFNLTPDHDDWLDCQKFYLENPDQYPLSGDRPLQNKIHPSVRSDDFSRPSPLNSEIPETHKTLSTHLKSSVAARLIKNCQSFMGIFQRKGLQDYAIVLTHPVEMAGQTWNLVTLLAEVDCQLEKCQDEQPLKILGRHNSAGNWIIVEELTA encoded by the coding sequence ATGAATGAACTCCAATCTGATGTTTTAGTGGTGGGTGGCAGTACGGGAGGAACCGCTGCAGCAATTCAAGCGGCGCGTCGGGGTGCTCAAACGGTTTTAGTTAGCGAATTTCCTTGGGTGGGAGGAATGCTTTCAACCGCAGGGGTTTCGGCCCCCGATGGAAATGAGTTAGCCGCGTTTCAAACAGGTCTATGGGGTGCTCTCCTGCAATCTCTGCAATGTCAGCAAGGGGGCGGATTAGACCACGGATGGGTGAGTTTTTTTACCTTTGACCCACGCACTGCGGCCCAAATTTTTGCGGACTGGGTGAAAGAACTGCCGAATCTGCACTGGATTTCTGGACAAGTTCCTGTGGAAGTGTTGCGCGACGGAAATGCGATCGCAGGGGTTCGTTTTACTGATGTGATTGTTAAAGCGAAAATTACTTTGGATGGCACGGAACTGGGTGATTTACTGGCGTTAGCAGAAATTCCTTATCGTTGGGGTTGGGAATTTCAAGGGGAGTGGCATGAACCCAGCGCCCCTGTTGCCTCCAATCTTTTAACAGAACGATATCCAGTACAAGCGCCTACCTGGGTGGTGGTGATGCAGGATTATGGGGAAGGGGCGAGTGCCCCAGAAATTCCTGCGCCTGCCATTGAGGATTGCAGTCGCTTTTTGGGCGCGTGGGACAACTATGGCCCTCACTCTTTTCTCAATTACGGCAGATTGCCTGGAAATCGCTTCATGATTAATTGGCCAATTCAGGGCAATGATTATGGCGAAGGGGTGGGGCGACTGGTGGAAAGGGACGCATCACGTTTAGAGTTTCTCCAAGAGGCCCGATCGCATTCCCAAAGTTTTGCAGGTTTTATCCAAAGGCATTTGGGGCCTCGTTATGGGTTGGCTGAGGATATTTTTCCGTTCTTTATAAAAGGAGTTGAAGGCAACTGCAATTGTTTTAAAACCCCTAGTTTTGGAGGCGGGGCCTACGCTTTGCATCCTTATTATCGAGAAAGTAGGCGTCTGGTGGGGGTAAAAAGGATTACAGAACAGGATATTTTGCCTGCGCTTGGGGGTCGAGTCGCTAAATTATCAGTGGATGAGTCAGGAGTCTGCGATGCGATCGCCTTGGGGAATTATGCCAATGATCATCATTATCCCCATTTAGAAAGTTTGGATCCCTCTTTCACTCTGGCCCCCAAATCAATTCGCTGGGGTGGTCGCTGGACTGGGACGCCTTTTACGATTCCTTATGGTGCGTTGGTGCCGTTGGCAACAGATGGACTGTTAGTTTGTGAAAAAAATATTTCTGTGTCTCATATTGCCAATGGGGCCACTCGTCTGCAACCTGTGGTGATGGGAATTGGACAAGCAGCAGGAATGGCAGCAGCGCTTTGTGTGGAAAAAAATTGTCAACCGAGGGATTTGCCTGTTCGGATGTTGCAAGTTGCATTATTAGAGGATGAGATCGCCCCAGCAGCCCTGGTCCCTCTGTTTAATCTCACTCCTGACCATGATGATTGGTTGGATTGCCAGAAATTTTATTTAGAAAATCCAGACCAATATCCCCTCAGTGGCGATCGCCCCCTCCAGAATAAAATTCATCCCTCAGTTCGTAGTGACGACTTTAGTCGTCCCTCCCCCCTCAACTCGGAAATTCCCGAAACTCACAAAACGCTTTCAACTCATCTCAAATCCTCTGTTGCAGCTCGCTTAATTAAGAATTGCCAATCCTTCATGGGGATATTTCAACGAAAAGGATTGCAGGACTATGCGATCGTCTTAACGCATCCGGTAGAAATGGCAGGTCAAACTTGGAATCTGGTGACCTTGCTTGCCGAAGTAGACTGTCAATTAGAAAAGTGCCAAGATGAGCAACCGCTAAAGATTTTGGGCCGCCACAATTCCGCTGGAAATTGGATCATTGTGGAAGAATTAACGGCTTAA
- a CDS encoding DUF2281 domain-containing protein, producing the protein MSTSTTQNLIESVIGQLQQLPPQQQQQVLDYIEFLVQKYIEPEPHQPRIPGLHRGMGWISDDFNDPISPEYWSDTKSSW; encoded by the coding sequence ATGTCCACTTCAACCACCCAAAATTTAATTGAATCTGTGATCGGGCAACTGCAACAACTACCCCCTCAACAGCAGCAACAAGTCTTAGACTACATTGAATTTTTGGTTCAAAAATACATCGAACCTGAACCCCATCAACCTCGCATCCCTGGGTTACATCGAGGGATGGGGTGGATTAGCGATGATTTCAACGACCCCATTTCCCCTGAATATTGGAGTGATACCAAATCCAGTTGGTAA
- a CDS encoding sulfate/molybdate ABC transporter ATP-binding protein has protein sequence MGILIQDVCKNFGSFLALDQVNLDIKSGSLVALLGPSGSGKSTLLRLIAGLEAPDQGEIYLTGENATQVRVQERNIGFVFQHYALFKHMTIRKNIAFPLEIRKVPKPQVRERVEQLLELVQLQGLGDRYPAQLSGGQRQRIALARALAVQPKVLLLDEPFGALDAKVRKELRAWLRHLHDEVHVTTVFVTHDQEEAMEVADEIVVMNNGRVEQVGSASEIYDQPASSFVMSFIGPVNVLPINSGLCTTQSQISPSDKIFLRPHDLLIRTNPEPDFVFAKVTRLVHLGWEIQLELVLKSGAILTAQLSRERYDELQIEANQEVYVKPKETRIFSAVY, from the coding sequence ATGGGAATCTTAATTCAGGACGTTTGTAAAAATTTTGGTTCATTTTTGGCCCTTGATCAGGTCAACCTCGACATTAAGAGCGGCTCTCTGGTTGCCCTTTTAGGACCTTCTGGGTCCGGGAAATCGACCTTACTGCGATTGATTGCCGGACTAGAAGCACCGGATCAAGGTGAAATCTATTTAACCGGAGAAAATGCGACCCAAGTCCGGGTCCAGGAGCGAAATATTGGCTTTGTGTTTCAGCATTATGCCCTGTTTAAACACATGACCATTCGTAAAAATATTGCTTTTCCTTTAGAAATTCGGAAGGTTCCCAAGCCCCAAGTTCGTGAACGGGTGGAGCAGTTGTTGGAGTTGGTCCAACTGCAAGGATTAGGCGATCGCTATCCGGCGCAACTCTCCGGGGGTCAACGCCAACGGATTGCGTTAGCCAGAGCCTTAGCCGTACAACCCAAAGTTTTGTTACTAGATGAACCCTTTGGTGCCTTAGATGCCAAAGTTCGTAAAGAACTGCGAGCTTGGCTTCGACATTTACATGATGAAGTTCATGTCACCACGGTTTTTGTCACCCACGATCAAGAAGAAGCGATGGAAGTCGCCGATGAAATTGTGGTGATGAACAATGGTCGGGTGGAACAAGTAGGAAGCGCCAGCGAAATCTATGATCAACCCGCCAGTTCGTTTGTCATGAGTTTTATTGGTCCGGTGAATGTTCTTCCTATTAATTCAGGACTCTGTACAACTCAGTCTCAGATTTCACCCTCGGACAAAATATTTTTGCGTCCTCATGATTTATTAATTAGAACCAATCCGGAACCTGACTTTGTTTTTGCAAAAGTAACCCGATTGGTTCATTTGGGATGGGAGATTCAATTAGAATTGGTGTTGAAATCTGGGGCAATTCTGACTGCACAATTAAGTCGAGAGCGGTATGATGAACTACAAATTGAAGCCAATCAGGAGGTTTACGTCAAACCAAAAGAAACCAGAATATTTTCTGCTGTTTATTAA
- a CDS encoding ISAzo13 family transposase (programmed frameshift), with translation MVDNETLKSIRDKYQSLLPYLNEKTRRIWAACEAMSLGWGGVTLLSEATGLSRTTINSGIRELSESSDTRSEQDLTRIRREGGGRRLLEEKDGMLLSDLESLIEPMTLGDPESPLKWTSKSVAKLAEELNRGGHRISPKSVYNLLDYLGYSLQSNRKTRDGSSCQDRDEQFLHIAAEVKSFQMANEPVISVDTKKKELIGDFKNGGTDWSLKEQPIEVRMHDFIDPQLGKAIPYGIYDLTKNKGWINVGIDQDTAEFAVSSIRHWWQSMGQDCYPNGQKIMIIADCGGSNSYRSRLWKLKLQEFADEIQKTIQVCHFPPGTSKWNKIEHRLFCHLTQNWRGRPLTSLQVLINLIKNTTTQQGLEVQTNLDESRYEIGIKVTNQDFNSISIERHSWRGEWNYIIKPRNSA, from the exons ATTGTGGATAATGAAACCCTCAAAAGTATTCGAGATAAATATCAGTCATTATTACCTTATTTGAATGAAAAAACACGACGGATTTGGGCCGCCTGTGAAGCCATGTCTTTGGGATGGGGAGGGGTAACGCTCTTATCTGAGGCAACTGGACTATCGCGGACCACAATAAATTCAGGGATCCGTGAACTGTCTGAATCCTCAGATACGCGCTCAGAACAAGACCTAACTCGCATCCGTCGTGAAGGTGGTGGACGGCGATTACTAGAAGAAAAAGATGGAATGCTGCTATCAGATTTGGAATCCTTGATAGAACCCATGACATTGGGAGACCCGGAGTCCCCACTAAAATGGACTTCTAAAAGTGTAGCCAAACTGGCAGAAGAGCTAAATCGTGGGGGACACCGAATCAGTCCGAAAAGCGTTTATAATTTACTGGACTATCTAGGCTATAGCTTACAATCAAATCGAAAAACTCGGGATGGCTCATCTTGTCAAGATAGAGATGAGCAATTTTTACATATTGCTGCCGAGGTAAAAAGTTTTCAAATGGCCAACGAACCCGTAATCTCTGTTGATACTA AAAAAAAGGAATTAATTGGAGATTTTAAAAACGGAGGAACCGATTGGAGCCTTAAGGAGCAGCCTATTGAGGTCCGAATGCATGATTTTATAGACCCACAGTTGGGTAAAGCGATTCCTTATGGAATTTATGATTTAACCAAGAACAAAGGATGGATAAATGTGGGAATTGACCAGGACACGGCAGAATTTGCGGTGTCATCAATTCGTCATTGGTGGCAGTCAATGGGTCAAGATTGTTATCCTAATGGTCAAAAGATAATGATCATAGCAGATTGTGGAGGGAGTAATAGCTATCGGTCGAGACTCTGGAAGTTAAAACTCCAAGAGTTTGCCGATGAAATTCAGAAAACGATTCAAGTCTGTCATTTTCCTCCCGGAACCAGTAAATGGAATAAAATTGAGCATCGCTTATTCTGTCATTTGACTCAAAATTGGCGGGGTAGACCTTTAACTAGCTTGCAAGTCCTAATTAATTTAATTAAAAACACGACGACCCAACAAGGATTAGAAGTGCAAACCAACTTAGATGAAAGTCGCTATGAAATAGGAATCAAAGTGACCAACCAAGACTTTAATTCTATTTCTATTGAGCGCCACTCTTGGAGGGGTGAATGGAACTATATCATTAAGCCCCGAAACTCGGCGTAA
- a CDS encoding NIL domain-containing protein — MATHSNYHAQLNGSYLGSQPQSLNLANDDSRPTHLRIRIRIPKEYQEEPIISRLISDYGLTVNLNAALLSANIKNDGWFDLDLRGKQGQIDSAMIYLNDLDVEIWSKSTDPDEENW, encoded by the coding sequence ATGGCAACTCACTCTAATTATCACGCTCAATTAAACGGGAGTTATCTAGGTTCCCAACCTCAGTCTTTAAACCTCGCAAATGATGACTCCCGACCCACACACCTACGAATTCGGATTCGGATTCCGAAAGAGTATCAAGAGGAACCGATTATTTCTCGCCTGATTTCTGATTATGGATTGACTGTTAACCTGAATGCAGCCTTGTTGTCAGCTAATATCAAAAATGATGGGTGGTTTGACCTCGATCTGCGAGGAAAACAAGGCCAGATTGATAGTGCAATGATTTATCTGAACGACCTAGATGTAGAAATTTGGAGTAAATCGACGGACCCTGATGAAGAAAACTGGTAA
- a CDS encoding sulfate ABC transporter substrate-binding protein translates to MSRFLSPNFLIRWIVVFLSGVSLSLAIAACTGNLGNGNPLELTLVSYMVTPSAYQEIIPQFLETWNQQHDRKAVIRQSYGPSGTQTRTVLHGLDADVVALALALDIQQLEKDGLIEPGWEQEAPNNSIVTRSVATIATRPNNPKGIQTWADLAKDDVQIVLANPKTSGGARWSFLALWGSVTQAGGTPEEARAFTQKVYENAVVLSKDSREATDAFVEQRQGDVLVNYENEMILAGLNDRPRSYFVPPVNIAIENAVAVIDENVEKHGNRELAEAFVQYLFTPEAQTVFARYGFRPVEPTVESNQGDRFPQINSPFTIENLGGWDAVQQQFFDEGAVFDEIQASLYRP, encoded by the coding sequence ATGAGTCGCTTTTTGTCCCCAAATTTCTTAATCCGGTGGATCGTTGTTTTCCTATCGGGAGTTAGTTTAAGTCTGGCGATCGCTGCCTGCACAGGTAATCTGGGCAATGGTAATCCCCTGGAACTGACCCTGGTTTCCTATATGGTGACCCCTTCCGCCTATCAAGAAATCATTCCCCAATTCCTAGAAACTTGGAATCAGCAACACGATCGCAAGGCGGTGATTCGCCAAAGCTACGGCCCTTCCGGGACCCAAACCCGCACGGTCCTCCACGGACTCGATGCTGATGTCGTCGCCCTAGCGTTAGCCTTGGATATCCAACAACTGGAAAAAGACGGACTGATTGAACCCGGTTGGGAACAAGAAGCACCCAATAATTCCATCGTTACTCGTTCTGTGGCAACAATTGCCACTAGACCCAATAATCCCAAAGGCATTCAAACCTGGGCGGATTTAGCCAAAGATGATGTCCAGATTGTTCTGGCTAACCCGAAAACCTCTGGGGGTGCGCGGTGGAGTTTTCTAGCGCTTTGGGGCTCCGTCACCCAAGCCGGAGGAACGCCAGAGGAAGCGCGAGCATTTACCCAGAAAGTGTATGAGAATGCAGTGGTTTTATCTAAAGACTCTCGGGAAGCAACCGATGCTTTTGTGGAGCAACGCCAGGGAGATGTGTTGGTCAACTATGAAAATGAAATGATTTTAGCGGGACTGAACGATCGCCCCCGGTCTTACTTTGTCCCTCCGGTTAATATTGCGATCGAAAATGCTGTCGCGGTAATTGATGAAAATGTCGAGAAACATGGGAATCGGGAACTGGCTGAAGCATTTGTTCAATATTTATTTACCCCAGAAGCCCAAACCGTTTTTGCGCGCTACGGGTTTCGCCCGGTAGAACCCACAGTGGAGAGCAATCAAGGCGATCGCTTTCCCCAGATTAACAGCCCTTTTACCATTGAAAATTTGGGCGGATGGGATGCCGTACAACAACAGTTTTTTGACGAAGGGGCAGTTTTTGATGAGATTCAAGCGAGTCTCTACCGTCCCTAA
- the cysT gene encoding sulfate ABC transporter permease subunit CysT has product MAISFNNPRKKLLTSLGGLLHLSWPWRITIGYLSIMLLLPMAALLWMSATKDPSEFWRIATSPVALSAYDVTFVTAFVTALINGVFGTLIAWVLVRYDFPFKRIIDATIDLPFALPTAVAGLTIATVYSPAGWIGSLVAPFGIQIAFTRFGVGIAMLFISLPFVVRTVQPVLRELESEVEEAAWSLGASNSQTFWRIIIPQLISPILIGVALGFSRAVGEYGSIVIVASNIPFKDLIAPVLIFQRLEQYDYYGATVIGVVLLAVSLAILFAINLVQAWGRRYA; this is encoded by the coding sequence ATGGCAATTTCCTTCAATAATCCTCGTAAGAAATTACTAACCTCCCTCGGTGGCCTCCTCCATCTGTCTTGGCCTTGGCGGATCACGATTGGCTATCTTAGCATCATGCTGTTACTGCCGATGGCTGCCTTGTTGTGGATGTCTGCGACAAAAGACCCCAGTGAATTTTGGCGAATTGCGACCAGTCCCGTGGCGCTGTCTGCTTATGATGTCACCTTTGTTACCGCTTTTGTTACTGCGCTGATTAATGGCGTATTTGGGACTTTAATTGCCTGGGTTTTAGTGCGCTATGATTTTCCTTTTAAGCGGATTATTGATGCAACGATTGACTTGCCTTTTGCCTTGCCCACAGCAGTAGCAGGTTTGACGATCGCCACGGTTTATAGTCCAGCGGGTTGGATCGGTTCCCTGGTTGCACCGTTTGGGATTCAAATTGCCTTTACCCGGTTCGGAGTAGGCATTGCCATGTTATTTATCTCCCTTCCCTTTGTCGTGCGAACGGTGCAACCTGTTTTAAGAGAACTAGAGTCAGAAGTGGAAGAAGCCGCTTGGAGTTTGGGCGCTTCTAATTCTCAAACCTTTTGGCGGATTATTATTCCGCAGTTGATTTCACCGATTTTAATTGGTGTGGCTTTGGGATTTTCCCGGGCGGTGGGAGAGTATGGGTCAATTGTGATTGTGGCGTCCAATATTCCGTTTAAGGATTTAATCGCCCCGGTCTTAATTTTTCAACGACTGGAACAATATGACTACTATGGAGCAACAGTGATAGGCGTTGTGCTGTTAGCAGTTTCTTTGGCCATTTTATTCGCAATTAATCTCGTGCAAGCTTGGGGAAGACGGTATGCTTAA